One region of Candidatus Polarisedimenticolaceae bacterium genomic DNA includes:
- a CDS encoding MFS transporter, producing MPRSRNVAVLAGSIFGLSMAEELWQQFLPKYIAALGAGGRTIGAFASVRDLLDGLYQYPGGWLADRFGRKRALMLMTAIAMLGYVVYAVAGTGPAVIAGLFLVMAWKSGAFPTTFAVVGDALPKERRSVAFAVQSVLVRVPRVIGAPIGGALIVALGVVAGVRAALLASITIAALVLLAQQIGFADAEATTAADRSSARVVWQRMAPSLKRLLAADALVRIGEGIAASFIVLYVTGPLGRSAAAFGVLYAIQQSVAIVMYLPMGRLADLTGRRPLVAATFVAFAAFPVAVRFAHGWPALVAAFVVGGLKEMGEPARKAMIVDLSDPAHRARSVGVYYTIRNLLVVPAGAFGGWLYTREPGLPLMVAGAVGAIGVIVYLATTRRAEVKSPRS from the coding sequence ATGCCTAGGTCCCGGAACGTCGCCGTCCTCGCCGGGAGCATCTTCGGCCTGTCGATGGCCGAGGAGCTGTGGCAACAGTTCCTACCCAAGTACATCGCCGCCCTCGGCGCGGGGGGACGGACGATCGGGGCGTTCGCCTCCGTGCGGGACCTCCTGGACGGCCTCTACCAGTACCCCGGAGGTTGGCTCGCCGACCGGTTCGGCCGCAAGCGCGCGCTCATGCTCATGACGGCGATCGCCATGCTCGGCTACGTCGTCTACGCCGTGGCGGGGACCGGCCCGGCCGTGATCGCCGGCCTTTTCCTCGTCATGGCGTGGAAGTCCGGCGCGTTCCCGACGACGTTCGCGGTCGTCGGCGACGCCCTCCCCAAGGAGCGTCGGTCGGTCGCCTTCGCCGTCCAGTCGGTCCTCGTCCGCGTCCCGAGAGTCATCGGCGCCCCGATCGGCGGCGCGCTCATCGTCGCCCTCGGTGTCGTCGCGGGCGTGCGCGCGGCGCTCCTCGCCTCGATCACGATCGCGGCGCTCGTGCTCCTCGCGCAGCAGATCGGCTTCGCCGACGCGGAAGCCACCACGGCCGCCGACCGATCCTCCGCGCGCGTCGTGTGGCAGCGCATGGCGCCGTCGCTCAAGCGCCTCCTCGCCGCCGACGCGCTCGTGAGGATCGGCGAGGGGATCGCGGCGTCGTTCATCGTTCTCTACGTCACCGGCCCGCTCGGACGATCGGCCGCGGCGTTCGGCGTGCTCTACGCGATCCAGCAGTCCGTCGCGATCGTCATGTACCTGCCGATGGGACGACTCGCCGATCTCACGGGACGCCGGCCGCTCGTCGCGGCGACGTTCGTCGCGTTCGCGGCGTTCCCCGTCGCCGTCCGCTTCGCGCACGGCTGGCCCGCTCTCGTTGCCGCGTTCGTCGTCGGCGGCTTGAAGGAGATGGGCGAGCCCGCGCGCAAGGCGATGATCGTCGATCTCTCCGACCCCGCGCATCGCGCCCGATCGGTCGGCGTGTACTACACGATCCGGAACCTGCTCGTCGTACCGGCGGGCGCATTCGGCGGATGGTTGTATACGCGAGAGCCGGGGTTGCCGCTCATGGTCGCCGGAGCCGTCGGAGCGATCGGCGTGATCGTCTACCTCGCCACAACGCGTCGCGCTGAGGTGAAATCACCGCGGTCGTGA
- a CDS encoding DUF4349 domain-containing protein — translation MKTRLALVLVVIGFAAMACNRSAPLLARRQADMALEAKDVGRLASLGYIGAAAAPPPRDAAKSSGSPDPMLAMTGGLKLEVKDVESAAREVQVLADGAGGFIGNANAGRNVNGTPFATLAMRIPTKRVSSTLESLRALGKVTLETVTTEDVSKSYFDLATRLRAKRGTEERLHGILATRTGKLSDVIDAEKELERVVGEIEEIEGTQHFYEGRVAMATLTVELMPTDTTPAPSRFAAIGRALHDAEDTFLTSVAGTIYFLACIIPWLVIATLGFLLVKWARVRMRRTA, via the coding sequence ATGAAAACAAGGCTCGCGCTCGTTCTGGTTGTGATCGGTTTCGCCGCCATGGCCTGCAACCGGTCCGCGCCCCTCCTCGCGAGGCGTCAGGCGGACATGGCGCTCGAAGCCAAGGACGTAGGCAGGCTCGCGTCGCTCGGCTACATAGGGGCGGCTGCGGCCCCTCCCCCACGCGACGCCGCGAAATCGTCCGGCTCTCCGGACCCGATGCTGGCGATGACCGGCGGACTGAAGCTCGAGGTCAAGGACGTCGAATCGGCGGCGCGTGAGGTACAGGTCTTGGCCGACGGCGCCGGGGGATTCATCGGCAACGCCAACGCCGGCCGCAACGTGAACGGAACGCCCTTCGCGACGCTCGCCATGCGCATCCCGACGAAGCGCGTGTCGTCGACGCTCGAATCGCTGCGCGCCTTGGGAAAGGTCACGCTCGAGACCGTGACGACCGAGGACGTCTCGAAGTCGTACTTCGACCTGGCGACGCGGCTGCGTGCCAAGCGCGGCACGGAAGAGCGCCTGCACGGAATCCTTGCCACCCGAACCGGCAAGCTCTCCGACGTGATCGACGCCGAGAAGGAGCTCGAGCGCGTCGTCGGCGAGATCGAGGAGATCGAAGGGACGCAGCACTTCTACGAAGGCCGCGTCGCAATGGCCACGCTGACGGTGGAGCTGATGCCCACCGACACCACGCCCGCTCCCAGTCGCTTCGCTGCGATCGGTCGTGCGTTGCACGACGCGGAGGACACGTTTCTGACGTCCGTCGCCGGAACGATCTACTTCCTCGCGTGCATCATCCCGTGGCTCGTCATTGCGACGCTCGGCTTCCTGCTCGTGAAGTGGGCGCGGGTGCGCATGCGGAGGACGGCGTAG
- a CDS encoding branched-chain amino acid ABC transporter permease, which translates to MIKAAVPVLIGVALAVLVQLAAGPIIGPFAAKLLMDIGINVILAVSLNLVNGFTGQFSIGHAGFMAVGGYTAGCITYYGSFLLFGNTQVQPGWLSHGDLLFLGGCLAGAVVAAIAGIIVGLPSLRLRGDYLAIVTLGFGEILRVMLQRTGDVLGTADEVHKASVGTLATSLGGSLGFSGIPYYTDLFWIYTFVTITLVVALRLKFSSYGRAFLSVRENEIAAEAVGINTTRLKVRAFVLAAAFAGIAGGLFAHEVGTSLNPRELGFQKSFDIVIMVVLGGMGSVSGAVLAAIVLTLLPEALRSFSEFRMPIYALALILMMILRPQGILGLRELWELSWFPKRKTKPTEKAAA; encoded by the coding sequence GTGATCAAGGCGGCGGTGCCGGTCCTGATCGGCGTGGCGCTCGCCGTGCTCGTCCAGCTCGCCGCCGGGCCGATCATCGGCCCCTTCGCGGCCAAGCTCCTCATGGACATCGGGATCAACGTCATCCTCGCGGTGTCCTTGAACCTCGTGAACGGCTTCACCGGCCAGTTCTCGATCGGCCATGCCGGCTTCATGGCGGTCGGCGGCTACACCGCGGGCTGCATCACCTACTACGGCTCGTTCCTGCTCTTCGGCAACACGCAGGTGCAGCCCGGCTGGCTCTCGCACGGCGATCTCCTCTTCCTCGGTGGCTGTCTCGCCGGCGCGGTCGTCGCGGCGATCGCCGGCATCATCGTCGGGCTTCCATCGCTGCGACTCCGAGGTGACTACCTCGCGATCGTGACCCTGGGCTTCGGCGAGATCCTTCGCGTCATGCTCCAACGCACCGGCGACGTCCTCGGAACGGCCGACGAGGTGCACAAGGCCAGCGTCGGCACTTTGGCGACGAGCCTCGGCGGCTCGCTCGGCTTCTCGGGAATCCCCTATTACACCGATCTCTTCTGGATCTACACCTTCGTCACGATCACGCTCGTCGTCGCGCTCCGCCTCAAGTTCTCGAGCTACGGGCGCGCGTTCCTCTCGGTGAGGGAGAACGAGATCGCGGCCGAAGCGGTCGGCATCAACACGACGCGACTGAAGGTGAGAGCGTTCGTCCTCGCGGCCGCGTTCGCCGGTATCGCCGGCGGCCTCTTCGCTCACGAAGTGGGCACTTCACTCAACCCCAGAGAGCTCGGCTTCCAGAAATCGTTCGACATCGTGATCATGGTCGTCCTCGGCGGCATGGGCTCCGTCTCCGGCGCGGTCCTCGCCGCGATCGTGCTCACGCTCCTGCCGGAAGCGCTGCGCAGCTTCTCCGAGTTCCGGATGCCGATCTACGCGCTCGCCCTCATCCTCATGATGATCCTGCGCCCGCAGGGGATCCTCGGCCTCAGAGAACTGTGGGAGCTGTCGTGGTTCCCGAAGCGCAAGACGAAGCCGACCGAGAAGGCGGCAGCATGA
- a CDS encoding branched-chain amino acid ABC transporter permease, with protein MTKFLQTLMDGIAVGSLYALIALGYTMVYGILQFINFAHSDIFVLGAWISYTIAVALGYAAATTSPPAWESLLIILAAMATCGAVGFTIERLAYRPLRKAPRLNVLITAIGVSLFLQNVGQLKWFFGTQPQRMPAVLDDRILGSLAGVQIHSVDLIGAATALGLMVVLDWLIFRTRLGRAMRAVSHDIAVASLMGINVDAVISFTFVLGSSLAAAAGFLYAMKYPGLNQPAHATWVLLGLKAFVAAVIGGIGNIRGAMLGGILIGFIELFGAAYLSPHLRDIYVFSILILVLLVRPTGILGKPVAEKV; from the coding sequence GTGACGAAGTTCCTCCAGACGTTGATGGACGGCATCGCCGTCGGGAGCCTGTACGCGCTCATCGCGCTGGGCTACACAATGGTGTACGGCATCCTCCAGTTCATCAACTTCGCGCACTCCGACATCTTCGTCCTCGGCGCGTGGATCTCGTACACGATCGCGGTCGCGCTCGGTTACGCCGCGGCGACGACCTCGCCGCCCGCGTGGGAGAGCCTCCTCATCATCCTCGCGGCGATGGCGACCTGCGGCGCCGTCGGCTTCACGATCGAGCGGCTCGCCTATCGCCCTCTTCGCAAGGCGCCGCGCCTCAACGTGCTCATCACCGCGATCGGCGTCTCGCTCTTCCTCCAGAACGTCGGCCAGCTCAAGTGGTTCTTCGGCACGCAGCCGCAGCGGATGCCCGCGGTCCTGGACGACCGGATCCTCGGCTCGCTCGCGGGCGTGCAGATCCACTCGGTCGATCTCATCGGCGCGGCGACGGCGCTCGGCCTCATGGTCGTCCTCGACTGGCTCATCTTCCGGACGCGCCTCGGCCGCGCGATGCGCGCGGTGAGCCACGACATCGCGGTCGCGTCGCTCATGGGGATCAACGTCGACGCGGTCATCTCGTTCACCTTCGTCCTCGGGTCGTCGCTCGCCGCGGCCGCCGGGTTCCTCTACGCGATGAAGTACCCCGGCCTGAACCAGCCCGCCCACGCGACGTGGGTACTCCTCGGCCTCAAGGCGTTCGTCGCGGCGGTCATCGGCGGGATCGGCAACATCCGCGGCGCCATGCTCGGCGGCATCCTCATCGGGTTCATCGAGCTGTTCGGTGCGGCCTACCTCTCGCCGCACCTGCGCGACATCTACGTCTTCTCCATCCTCATCCTCGTGCTGCTCGTCCGTCCCACCGGGATCCTCGGCAAGCCCGTCGCGGAGAAGGTGTGA
- a CDS encoding ABC transporter ATP-binding protein translates to MAPLLTIESLHVRYGAISALHGISITVEPGEIVTLIGANGAGKSTTLRAVSGLCKCTGGKIVFDGHDLAGLPPHKILRLGLAQVPEGRGIFPNLTVDENLDLGAFVRKSKREVAEDRDRVFTLFPRLKERIAQRAGTLSGGEQQMLAIGRALLARPRLLLLDEPSLGLAPQLVQTIFKIIREINASGTTIFLVEQNAHMALQVAHRAYVLEVGNVVMQGDAKTLAASDEVKKAYLGIA, encoded by the coding sequence GTGGCGCCGCTCCTCACGATCGAGAGCCTCCACGTTCGCTATGGCGCGATCAGCGCCCTCCACGGCATCTCGATCACCGTCGAGCCCGGCGAGATCGTCACCCTCATCGGCGCGAACGGCGCCGGCAAATCGACCACGCTCCGCGCGGTGAGCGGCCTCTGCAAGTGCACCGGCGGCAAGATCGTCTTCGACGGCCACGATCTCGCCGGTCTCCCGCCGCACAAGATCCTCCGCCTCGGCCTCGCCCAGGTCCCCGAAGGCCGCGGCATCTTCCCGAACCTCACCGTCGACGAGAACCTCGACCTCGGTGCTTTCGTGCGGAAGTCGAAGCGAGAGGTCGCGGAAGATCGCGACCGCGTGTTCACGTTGTTTCCCCGCCTGAAGGAACGCATCGCGCAGCGCGCCGGCACGCTCTCAGGCGGCGAGCAGCAGATGCTCGCGATCGGCCGCGCGCTTCTGGCGCGCCCACGCCTCCTCCTCTTGGACGAGCCCTCGCTCGGCCTCGCCCCGCAGCTCGTCCAGACGATCTTCAAGATCATCCGCGAGATCAACGCCTCCGGCACGACGATCTTCCTCGTCGAGCAGAACGCGCACATGGCGCTTCAAGTTGCCCATCGCGCCTACGTGCTCGAGGTCGGAAACGTCGTCATGCAGGGTGACGCGAAGACGCTCGCCGCCTCGGATGAAGTGAAGAAGGCGTATCTGGGGATTGCGTAG
- a CDS encoding ATP-binding cassette domain-containing protein: protein MPSLSAEDVSKAYDGKVAVDRVSFEVQGGEIFGLLGPNGAGKSTFIRMAMDILRPDSGRILVSGRPSQEADHDRVGYLPEERGLYRKQKVLDVLDYFARLKGMTGPGVKKKAQDALDRVGLGEWGKKRVDALSKGMQQKVQIVGTLLHDPEVVVLDEPFSGLDPLNARMVKEIIHGLKRDGRLVVLSTHQMDQVEELCDRIVMIDRGKRVLYGTVREIKKKYAAEIRAASGRGNVVVVDGEGPLASVPGVLASETVGGELRLTLDPAVTPETYLREALGAGCTVARFEAAPTPLEEIFVHVATREGAAA from the coding sequence ATGCCGTCACTCTCAGCGGAAGATGTCTCCAAAGCTTACGACGGAAAGGTCGCCGTCGATCGCGTCTCGTTCGAGGTGCAGGGCGGGGAGATCTTCGGCCTCCTCGGTCCGAACGGCGCCGGCAAGAGCACGTTCATCCGGATGGCGATGGACATCCTCCGGCCCGACTCGGGCCGGATCCTCGTCAGCGGCCGGCCGTCGCAAGAGGCCGATCACGACCGCGTCGGGTATCTCCCGGAGGAGCGCGGCCTCTACCGGAAGCAGAAGGTGCTCGACGTGCTCGACTACTTCGCCCGCCTCAAGGGGATGACGGGGCCGGGTGTGAAGAAGAAGGCGCAGGACGCGCTCGACCGCGTGGGCCTCGGCGAGTGGGGCAAGAAGCGCGTCGACGCGCTCTCGAAGGGGATGCAGCAGAAGGTCCAGATCGTCGGCACGCTCCTCCACGACCCCGAGGTCGTCGTGCTCGACGAGCCGTTCTCCGGCCTCGATCCGCTGAACGCGCGCATGGTCAAGGAGATCATCCACGGCCTGAAGCGCGACGGGCGCCTCGTCGTGCTCTCGACGCACCAGATGGATCAGGTCGAGGAGCTGTGTGACCGGATCGTCATGATCGATCGCGGCAAGCGCGTCCTCTACGGCACGGTGCGCGAGATCAAGAAGAAGTACGCCGCCGAGATCCGGGCGGCGAGCGGGCGCGGCAACGTCGTCGTGGTGGACGGCGAGGGGCCGCTCGCATCGGTCCCCGGCGTGCTCGCGTCGGAGACGGTCGGCGGGGAGCTGCGCCTCACGCTCGATCCCGCCGTCACGCCCGAGACGTATCTCCGCGAGGCGCTGGGCGCCGGCTGCACGGTGGCGCGCTTCGAGGCGGCGCCGACGCCGCTCGAGGAGATCTTCGTCCACGTCGCGACGCGAGAAGGGGCGGCCGCATGA
- a CDS encoding ABC transporter substrate-binding protein codes for MSPIARRFAAFTLLAAGLTACGGGGSGSKEAATPPPAAPAAGNAQAAAAPSGDAILIGHFGSMTGSEATFGQSTDNGIRLAIKEVNAAGGVKGRPIAIKTYDDQGKSQEAGTAVTRLITDDKVAAVLGEVASSLSLAGGRVAQQYGVPMISPSSTNPKVTQIGDMVFRVCFLDPFQGWVEAKFARENLKAQKAAILYDQAQAYSKGLADFFKDAFEKMGGTITTQQAYTGGDQDFSAQLTTIRGTNPDVILVPGYYTDAGNISIQVRKLGITVPLIGGDGWDSTQLEAIGKDAIEGSYYSNHYSFQENRPEVKNFVEKYKADYGKVPDGLAALGYDAARLLFDAMNRASALDGKTLAAAIAATKDFNGVTGSITMDANRDARKSAVIVQVKGGMPVFVTKIEPPK; via the coding sequence ATGAGCCCGATCGCTCGCCGTTTCGCTGCCTTCACTCTTCTTGCCGCCGGACTCACGGCCTGCGGCGGCGGGGGCTCCGGCTCCAAGGAGGCGGCGACGCCTCCTCCTGCCGCGCCTGCCGCCGGAAACGCTCAGGCCGCCGCCGCGCCTTCGGGCGATGCGATCCTCATCGGCCACTTCGGCTCGATGACCGGATCCGAGGCGACGTTCGGCCAGTCGACCGACAACGGGATCCGGCTCGCGATCAAGGAAGTGAACGCCGCCGGTGGCGTGAAGGGCCGGCCGATCGCGATCAAGACCTACGACGATCAGGGCAAGAGCCAGGAGGCCGGGACGGCGGTCACGCGTCTCATCACGGACGACAAGGTCGCCGCGGTCCTGGGCGAGGTCGCCTCGTCGCTCTCGCTCGCCGGCGGGCGCGTCGCCCAGCAGTACGGCGTCCCGATGATCTCCCCCTCCTCGACGAACCCCAAGGTCACGCAGATCGGCGACATGGTCTTCCGCGTCTGCTTCCTCGACCCGTTCCAGGGATGGGTCGAGGCGAAGTTCGCGCGCGAGAACCTCAAGGCGCAGAAGGCCGCGATCCTCTACGACCAGGCGCAGGCGTACTCCAAGGGTCTCGCCGACTTCTTCAAGGACGCCTTCGAGAAGATGGGCGGCACGATCACGACGCAACAGGCGTACACCGGCGGCGACCAGGACTTCTCGGCCCAGCTCACGACGATCCGCGGGACCAACCCCGACGTCATCCTCGTCCCCGGCTACTACACCGACGCCGGCAACATCTCGATCCAGGTGCGCAAGCTCGGCATCACCGTGCCCCTGATCGGCGGCGACGGCTGGGACAGCACGCAGCTCGAGGCGATCGGCAAGGACGCGATCGAGGGGAGCTACTACTCGAACCACTACTCCTTCCAGGAGAACCGGCCCGAGGTGAAGAACTTCGTCGAGAAGTACAAGGCCGACTACGGCAAGGTCCCCGACGGCCTCGCCGCGCTCGGCTACGACGCCGCGCGCCTCCTCTTCGACGCGATGAATCGCGCCTCCGCTCTCGACGGAAAGACGCTCGCCGCCGCGATCGCCGCGACGAAGGATTTCAACGGCGTGACCGGGTCGATCACCATGGACGCGAACCGCGACGCGCGGAAGTCCGCCGTCATCGTCCAGGTGAAGGGCGGCATGCCGGTCTTCGTCACGAAGATCGAGCCGCCGAAGTAG
- a CDS encoding ABC transporter ATP-binding protein — translation MSGLLDVKGAGISFGGLKAVQDFTLAIPKGALYGLIGPNGAGKTTVFNILTGVYRPDTGTIRLDGRDLLGFKPHQIAASGMSRTFQNIRLFSNLSVLDNVRIACHVRGKHSFLRTILRTGGQRAEERKILDRSMNLLRLFDLEDRAHEEARSLPYGDQRRLEIARALATEPKVVLLDEPAAGMNPKETHALAALIKRLRDEFGVTILLIEHDMGLVMKICDRIMVLDYGITIAQGEPADIQKNPRVIEAYLGQATEA, via the coding sequence ATGAGCGGCCTCCTCGACGTCAAAGGCGCGGGCATCTCCTTCGGCGGCCTCAAGGCCGTCCAGGATTTCACGCTCGCGATCCCGAAGGGCGCGCTCTACGGCCTCATCGGCCCCAACGGCGCCGGCAAGACGACGGTCTTCAACATCCTGACCGGCGTCTACCGCCCCGACACGGGAACGATCCGCCTCGACGGAAGAGACTTGCTCGGCTTCAAGCCGCATCAGATCGCGGCGTCGGGGATGTCGCGCACCTTCCAGAACATCCGCCTCTTCTCCAACCTCTCAGTGCTCGACAACGTCCGCATCGCCTGCCACGTCCGGGGCAAGCACTCGTTCCTGAGAACGATCCTCCGCACCGGCGGCCAGCGCGCCGAGGAGCGCAAGATCCTCGACCGCTCGATGAACCTGCTGCGCCTCTTCGACCTCGAGGACCGCGCCCACGAAGAAGCGCGCTCGCTCCCCTACGGCGACCAGCGCCGCCTCGAGATCGCGCGCGCCCTCGCGACCGAGCCCAAGGTCGTCCTTCTCGACGAGCCCGCGGCCGGCATGAACCCCAAGGAGACGCACGCGCTCGCCGCTCTCATCAAGCGGTTGCGCGACGAGTTCGGCGTGACGATCCTGCTCATCGAGCACGACATGGGCCTCGTCATGAAGATCTGCGACCGCATCATGGTTCTCGACTACGGCATCACGATCGCCCAGGGCGAGCCCGCCGACATCCAGAAGAACCCGCGCGTCATCGAGGCCTACCTCGGCCAGGCCACGGAGGCCTGA
- a CDS encoding ABC transporter permease → MKGKVGVVFRREFLSTVKRPGWLIPTFGMPVFVGLYAGLIFLIASAGAKLDKPVGKAAIVDHAGIVRFEAGPTSPLAEAPHEAKEAIDRVLAMSGKAGGDGAAMAKSLLSGTQFIPFDDEQAALAAMARKEVGALYVIPKDYVATGKITAYDPSESIVSEGKLAMVPLRLLLVRSLTADHLPPEVAERILNPVDATTLLKRPDGTWTESGLGEKIRRLGVPFAFVILLAISIVASGGTMIQGVSEEKETRVIEIILSSIDARSLLMGKLLGLGAAGLLQLAIWLMMAVVPAAALVAGLALSPMTVILCLAYFVLGFLLYGTLMSATGVIGTTARDMQQYGMLWVIGAVSPLWFSAVLLREPHGTTARILSYIPITSPSTMMFRIGTGGVPWWEIVLTLALLVGWVFVLLRFAARIFRTGLLMYGKRPSIPELFRWLRQA, encoded by the coding sequence ATGAAGGGGAAGGTCGGCGTCGTCTTCCGGCGGGAGTTCCTGAGCACGGTGAAGCGCCCCGGCTGGCTGATCCCGACGTTCGGTATGCCCGTCTTCGTGGGCCTCTACGCGGGGCTCATCTTCCTCATCGCCTCGGCCGGGGCCAAGCTCGACAAGCCGGTCGGCAAGGCGGCGATCGTCGATCACGCGGGGATCGTGCGCTTCGAGGCCGGCCCGACCTCGCCGCTGGCGGAGGCGCCGCACGAGGCGAAGGAGGCGATCGATCGCGTCCTCGCCATGTCCGGCAAGGCGGGGGGCGATGGGGCCGCGATGGCGAAGTCGCTGCTGAGCGGCACGCAGTTCATCCCGTTCGATGACGAGCAAGCGGCGCTCGCGGCCATGGCGCGCAAGGAGGTCGGGGCGCTCTACGTGATCCCCAAGGACTACGTCGCGACCGGGAAGATCACGGCGTACGACCCGAGCGAGTCGATCGTGTCCGAGGGGAAGCTCGCGATGGTCCCGCTGCGTCTCCTGCTCGTGCGCAGTCTGACCGCCGACCATCTCCCGCCGGAGGTGGCGGAGCGGATCCTTAACCCGGTCGACGCCACGACGCTCCTCAAGCGGCCCGACGGAACCTGGACGGAGAGCGGACTCGGCGAGAAAATCCGCCGCCTCGGCGTACCGTTCGCGTTCGTGATCCTGCTCGCGATCTCCATCGTCGCGAGCGGCGGCACCATGATCCAGGGGGTGAGCGAGGAGAAGGAGACCCGCGTCATCGAGATCATCCTCTCGTCGATCGACGCGCGCTCGCTCCTGATGGGGAAGCTCCTCGGGCTTGGCGCGGCCGGGCTCCTCCAGCTCGCGATCTGGCTGATGATGGCGGTCGTCCCCGCGGCGGCGCTCGTCGCCGGGCTCGCGCTCTCGCCGATGACCGTCATCCTCTGCCTCGCGTACTTCGTGCTCGGCTTCCTGCTCTACGGCACGCTCATGTCCGCGACCGGCGTCATCGGCACGACGGCCCGGGACATGCAGCAGTACGGGATGCTGTGGGTGATCGGCGCCGTCTCGCCGCTATGGTTTTCCGCGGTGCTCCTGCGCGAGCCGCACGGGACCACCGCCCGGATCCTCTCCTACATCCCGATCACGTCCCCTTCGACGATGATGTTTCGCATCGGCACCGGCGGCGTGCCTTGGTGGGAGATCGTCCTGACGCTGGCGCTACTGGTGGGCTGGGTCTTCGTGCTCCTGCGCTTCGCCGCCCGCATCTTCCGCACCGGCCTGCTCATGTACGGCAAGCGCCCGTCGATCCCCGAGCTCTTCCGCTGGTTGAGGCAAGCTTGA